The Stegostoma tigrinum isolate sSteTig4 unplaced genomic scaffold, sSteTig4.hap1 scaffold_275, whole genome shotgun sequence genome includes a window with the following:
- the LOC132208066 gene encoding ferritin, middle subunit-like encodes MVSQVCQNYHKDCEDAVNKQINLELCSSYVYLSMFSYFDRDDVALQHFAELFKEQSHEEQEHSEKLMAFQNKRGGRVLLQDIKKPEQDEWGNGLEAMQRALQMEKDVNQSLLDLHKLSSGNTDPQCLIGISSCRKSQVWLHLGEELFSPKT; translated from the exons atggtttcccaagtgtgtcagaactaccacaaggactgtgaggatgctgttaacaagcagatcaacctggagctctgttcctcctatgtttacctctccatg ttctcttactttgaccgggatgatgttgccctgcaaCACTTTGCTGAgctcttcaaggagcagtcccatgaggaacagGAACActctgagaaactgatggcattccagaataaacgtgggggccgagtcctcctgcaggacatcaag aagccagagcaggatgagtggggcaatggtctggaagcaatgcagagagctctgcagatggagaaggatgtgaaccagagtctgctggatctgcacaaactctccTCTGGCAACACTGACCCTCAAT GTCTCATTGGAATAAGCAGCTGCAGGAAATCTCAGGTTTGGCTGCACCTGGGGGAAGAACTGTTCAGTCCCAAGACCTGA